In Melospiza georgiana isolate bMelGeo1 chromosome 8, bMelGeo1.pri, whole genome shotgun sequence, one genomic interval encodes:
- the LOC131086446 gene encoding protein FRA10AC1, translating to MEPEQLRLSAAAHGHGGYDSDFSDEESGEKSLQKTKRIQENALLIKPFQKPKQGSVVHRQFAAEECDREEARKRRFHLISMDAYERHKKFVHDYILYYGGKIEDFRRSGANDKTDLDVIRENHRFLWNEEDEADMNWEKRLAKKYYDKLFKEYCIADLSRYKENKFGFRWRHEKEVISGKGQFSCGNKHCEENEGLKSWEVNFGYVEHGEKRNALVKLRLCPECSHKLNFHHRRKEVKACKKRGTAAQNSKEPKNKKRKLSRSAKKKSKKKTGKDQVSSDDSDNSDKDSDDSSAEDGPSEADSLKGPLQEADEKSREEEFHEYFQDLFL from the exons ATGGAGCCCGAGCAGCTGCGCCTTTCCGCGGCC GCACATGGCCATGGAGGCTATGATTCTGATTTTAGTGATGAGGAGAGTGGAGAGAAGTCTCTGCAAAAGACTAAAAG AATACAGGAAAATGCCCTTCTGATAAAGCCAttccaaaaaccaaaacaaggcAGTGTGGTTCACAGACAATTTGCCGCTGAAGAATGTGATAG GGaagaagcaagaaaaagaagatttCACTTGATATCGATGGATGCT TATGAAAGACATAAGAAGTTTGTGCATGACTACATTTTATACTATGGCGGCAAAATAGAGGATTTCCGAAGATCTGG AGCAAATGACAAGACAGATCTGGATGTTATTAGAGAAAACCATAGATTCCTGTGGAATGAAGAAGATGAAGCAGACATGAATTG GGAGAAGAGGCTTGCAAAGAAGTATTATGACAAATTGTTCAAAGAATACTGTATAGCAGATCTCAGCAGATACAAAGAAAATAAG TTTGGATTTCGATGGCGACatgaaaaagaagtaatttcaGGAAAAG GTCAGTTTTCCTGTGGAAATAAACACTGTGAGGAGAATGAAGGCCTGAAGAGCTGGGAGGTGAATTTTGGTTACGTTGAACATGGTGAAAAGAGGAATGCACTTGTAAAATTGA gaCTATGTCCAGAATGTTCCCACAAGCTAAACTTCCATCACCg GAGGAAAGAAGTCAAAGCATGCAAGAAAAGAGGCACAGCTGCACAGAACTCTAAGGAGCCAAAAAATAAGAAGAGAAAATTGTCACGTTCAGCAAAAAAGAAGTCCAAAAAAAAGACTGGTAAAG ATCAGGTTTCTTCAGACGATTCAGATAATTCTGATAAAG ATTCAGATGATAGCAGTGCTGAAGATGGTCCTTCAGAAGCTGACTCTTTGAAAGGTCCTCTACAAGAAGCAGATGAAAAATCACG GGAAGAGGAGTTTCATGAGTATTTTCAAGATTTATTTCTCTAA